From Glycine soja cultivar W05 chromosome 4, ASM419377v2, whole genome shotgun sequence, the proteins below share one genomic window:
- the LOC114408109 gene encoding 2-carboxy-1,4-naphthoquinone phytyltransferase, chloroplastic-like, with product MFLFTTQVEGDREVGKMSPLVRLGTKKGAEVVKGAIFMLYAILVAFGLIKALPLTCIFLCALTLPMGNLVVRFVEDNYKASEFFL from the exons ATGTTTTTATTCACAACACAGGTGGAAGGAGACAGGGAGGTTGGGAAAATGTCACCTTTG GTTAGACTTGGCACTAAAAAAGGTGCAGAGGTAGTGAAAGGGGCAATCTTTATGCTCTATGCTATTTTGGTTGCTTTTGGTCTAATCAAGGCACTTCCTCTCACTTGTATA TTCCTTTGTGCATTGACCTTGCCGATGGGAAACCTAGTAGTTAGATTTGTCGAAGACAATTACAAGGCAAGTGAATTTTTCTTATAG
- the LOC114410546 gene encoding uncharacterized protein LOC114410546 produces MPRRTKKTMKKKTKTKTTFLPTNTTTFRVKLPTRLTYSLKFDVDELASVYDFRIDKFQRQAILAFLRGFSVVVSAPTSSRKTLIGEAAAELSTISVKLPGAGRALVLCSIWAFCHLCFLFITWQFKCDEPFPLKWNGSFSINSCWLHNISYLVLQSFPLGIFIF; encoded by the exons ATGCCGAGGAGGACGAAGAAGACGATGAAGAAGAAGACCAAGACTAAGACAACGTTTCTACCGACGAATACGACGACGTTTCGGGTGAAGCTTCCAACGAGGCTGACGTATTCCCTCAAATTCGACGTCGATGAGCTCGCTTCAGTCTACGACTTCCGCATCGACAAGTTTCAG CGGCAAGCGATACTGGCTTTTTTGAGAGGCTTCTCGGTGGTGGTTTCCGCTCCGACGAGCAGCAGGAAGACGCTGATTGGGGAGGCCGCGGCAGAAT TGTCCACCATTTCGGTTAAGCTACCAGGGGCTGGGAGAGCCCTTGTGCTTTGCAGCATTTGGGCCTTTTGCCACTTgtgctttttatttattacatggCAGTTCAAG TGTGATGAACCATTTCCCCTTAAGTGGAACGGTTCTTTCAGCATCAATTCTTGTTGGCTTCACAACATCTCTTATCTTGTTTTGCAGTCATTTCCATTAGGTATattcattttttga